The DNA segment AGAATTCTACTTGGCCTCCTGAAAAATAGCAAATTAAGACATGAGGTTCTCCTCCTGCCTAAATACCTGAAGATTTCCCTGCAGACTTGCTCTTCCATGAAGAAGAAAGGGACTGATTATAAGATCATATAGACAAATCAAGATGCTTGGAACCTACTGAGAACCTTACTCTtaatattacaaaaacaaaaacaaaaacaaaaaaaacctcgaGGTCATTCTGAGTAGGCACTGCAAATAACTGGAATGGAGCACAGCAATCACTTTTAAAACTACTCCGGGCACGTGGTGTGCTCTGGGCAtattttgcaatacatacaaatattaaatcattatgttgtacacttcaaactaatgttatatgtcaattataatgcaataaaaaatttttaattaaaaaatactgctCTGGGCATGAAGAAAGAAGTAAACAGTATTCAGCCAACTGTGACAGTCTGGAGGGGAGCACACTTAGCAAACTGTAATCACCCAGTTTGGTTCCAGACTAAAAATGGTAAATATCCCAAACtatgagagaaatttaaaataatctcaggtttatatgtaatttatatactGCAGCATTGACCCATCCCTTTCCCTGCCCACCCATCCCTGTCCCCAAGGAGGTGTTGGACAAATAGCTAGATACTGATTAAAAAGCATAAGAAACTTTCCACCAAGGCACCAGTACCATCCCCACCAGAATGTTCTTTGAGGGTCTGACTTTGGCCTGTACCCACTCACTCAATTTAGCTTACAATGCTGAAAGGGATTCCTTGTTTTCGTTCTAAGGGAGAGAAGGACTGGTGTAACACAGGAAGTGGTCACTAGAAATTGGGCTGAGAAAAAGCAAATTCcaaattatgttaaaattaaatttaccttcaatctcttcctcctcttcctcgtcTTCATCCTCATCTTCACTGGAATCACTGACCTGCACAGTTATGTCAGTGCTGGTTACAGGGGTCCAGTCAAAATAAACTCCAAAGCCAATGTCATAGTCGTCGGTGGCAAACTCCCAGCAAACACGCTTCCCCTCTGGATGCGTAGGTACCCGGATGGTCACCACCTCACCCCGCTTCACCACCAGACGGCTGTTCTTCTCTTTGCCCAGcttgcttttaaattctttcatcttGGCAAAGGTCCAGATGCATGGAGGCGCCATCAGAGGGGGGGACACTGAAAGGACAGGCAGCTCACTACTGAGAAACCAAGAGGAAATGTAAAGACACCTGACATTTGGCTTAGGGCGGGTATCACAGTCAGACCTTCTTTCTACTTCATGGCTTCTTTCACTGCCTTTCACACGTCACCTCCTCACTTTCCTTCCATCAGTCagcctgcccttttttttttttttttttttttaagatttttatttatttatttgagagagtgcacaagcaagggcagggcagtgggagacagagaagcaggcccaaagccaggcttgatcccaggacccttggcaGGCTCcaaatggactaagccacccaggcgccccctgcctGCCTTTTCTTTAAGCACCCCTTGGGAACAAAGAAATCACCCTCCTACCCTCAAAGCTCTCACCTTTCCTGTGATCCCCCAGGAGATCTGCAGATTCCAAATCAGCTGAAAGGATATCTACAGCTCCTGTGTGTTCAGATTGGATCATAACGATGTCCCCAGACCTTTGTGGAACTTGGTACTTGGCCATCTGTACAAGAACACTCTAATTAGAGCACTCGCTAGAGGGGCAGATCCCCATCAGCCCCTTCCCCATGGTGCTGCCCGCCCAACCATGCCCTCTTGCCTCCACCTTTTCAGCTCAAAGCCTGCAGTGCTAAGTTCCCTCCTCCCTTTTGCAACTCTCCACTCCAGACCCTTTATAAAATCTTTGTCCATGAACATCCTCCAACCTCGCTACAAACTTCTGCACCAGTAGGGTTTCTGTGCCTTGCCTTGATCTCAGCCTGCACAgcacctccctgcagcccccctTCTGGAGTGTAGCTCGACTCCAGCTCTGCAACACATCCTCCTTCTGCAACTCCCACTCACGGGTTACCTCCAGATCCCTGTCAACTGGGTCACCAAAGCACTGCAGAGAGAGAATCTGGTTTATACTCTGTCTCTGGTTCAGTCATGGCACACCTGGGATGGCCCAGGGCCACTGGTTGTCACATCCACTAACAGTGTTCTATAAATAATCACAATTTTACCtatttaaatgtacttttttttaatttaaatgtatttaaacagTACATTTGCTGCCAGCCATCTAACCTGCATGAAGAGTACAAACATCACTTGAAACTTGAAGCCCTCACTAGCCCATGGCAGGAGGCTTCACACACTTtcttatgggtttctttttttttttttaatattttatttatctattcatgagagacacagagagagagaggggcagaggcacacaggcagagggagaagcatgctccatgcagggagcccgatgtgggacccgatccagggactccaggatcacgtcctgggcccaaggcaggcactcaaccactgagccacccggacatcCCTCTTATGGGTTTCACATCAGACTCCTTGGATCAATGTTCCTGTTTCTTGTTTTAATGCCATAATTTCACGCTCCTTCTCCAAGCAGTCGGTAGGCAACACAAGACATTATACCCACTGCCCACACAGGATTGCACACTACTGAGATGGCTGTCCAGTTATGAGACCAGAATTATATTtgcaagaaagaaaacttttaattaCTCCCAGACTATATCTTCATAACATCTCTGTCTGGAGAATAAGTCCTTCAGTTCTTTACCTGCATTGCTTTATGAGGTAAATGAGACTTTGGCTAACCTGCTTAAGTGAGTCTTTCCTTTTCCAGAGGGCTAAACAAAGGATTTAGTTTGCAACATATTAGCAGCCTAGCATTAGTAAAGTCACTAGGTCttagcttcaatttcctcatctgtaaacggAACATAACGGTGCCTATCTCACAGGTTTGTTCTCAGAAGTAAACGGAGTATGATGcataaaaatgctttgtaaactataaagcaTGATGCAAATGTAATTATAATGTTTGCACTGTCTTTACTGGCACTAATACTGTTTGATATTATAATAGATGTGTTAATAATGATACAAACAACCTATTCCTCCgtgggagggagacagaccaCTGCTATCTCTACCACTTCTACAGAAACTTTATCATAAATATGGAGGAGTTCCTGTGGtaacaaagaaactgaagctaAAACATAATCCCATGAATCAAGGCTCCAAACATCCAGAGGACATGTGAGCGTTCATTTcaacacttcattttttaaatagctgcTAGTTCAGTGATGGGTCCTGAGGGCGATGCACATGACCATTCTTCAAATAATCAAAACCGAGATGCCCCAAGGCTTTCTAGTTCTATATGCATCTAAATCCTGGTGCCACAAACTGCTCCTTCTGAAGAGACAATGACAATGCCACCCTACCTTGTTGAGGGCCGGGGCCTGGTCTGTAGGCAGCAATTCCTGTTCTACCAAGGCCTGAGCCTCCAAGGCACCAGCTGTTTTCCGCAGATCTTCTGGGGCATCCTCACTCACTGGAGACACCATCTGTGGCCTCTCAGAGGAAGAGAGTATGTCAATTCAAGGACTCTTAAAAAGCACAGTAGTAGTCTTggaaaaacttagaaataaagcACAATCTTCAAGTGACACCTCCCAACCTCTGCTTTCCTCTGGCATCTAGGTTTACTGTCCCTTAGGCCTCACCTAAGCCAGAAATTAATCACCAAAACAAAGGGAGTGTACACAGATTCGCAAGGCAGGCCCTCTCTGCTCATCCCAGGAGCAGCTTCTCAGCGTTTCCACTTCATGCCATCCTCCAAATCGCCCTGGGGTTTTATTACCCAGTTCACTGGGTAATAAAAGGTCaatgctttgtttccttttttaagcaCACTAATCTATTATCCCAAGGACTTAAAACATAAGTATTTGAATAATTACTTTCAAAGAAGCAGGGGAATAATGCTCTTTCCTTTCCCCTGACTTCCAGAGAGACCAGAAAGTGAGTTAGGTGTCAGGGCGGCAGTATCATACCCCAGGGCTCTTGGAAATCTATGGCCAACACAATCTGTGAAATGGATTCTTTAGAGCAGCAGTTATCAGAGTATGGTGTTTCGTTTAGACCACACCAACAGAGTGAATTCAGACCACATTCTGGTGACTACAGACTTGTGGTTTACATTTGCAGAGCAGATTATTGTTTTCTCCCCCTACACAGTAACAAGGTAGAGACATTCAAGTTTCCTTGCGATCCTGTTtgtggagggatttttttttttcctgtttatctttTTACTGAAAGTTTAAGTTTTTGGTGTCCTAGCTCCAtgatggggcagggggagggggtctcTTATTAGACTCTCTACCTTgggcatttcttcctttcttggtaGTTCATAAAATAACAGTGCATCTTAGAGTTGATGGCAACTTAAGAGTCTATGAAATATGATGAATACTTGCTTTCTGTCTGCCCCCTAGAATAAAAACTCCATGATACCAGGGACTTGGATTGTTTGTTCATCTGTGGTATCTTCATTGCCTAGAACACTGCCAGGTAAGTAGCAAGCAGGCTCTTAACAAatacttgaatgaataaatagtagATAGccccaaaatatttgaataaataaatgaataagttaatttttgtttgaGAGCAAAAACGGAGTACTGGCATGTGAGAATACAGCAGTGATTCTGACCATTAGCCTGACCTTACTGTGTATGGCATCTGAaatcatttctttgccttttgcaGGCTATTTTGCACAAAAACAATTCTAAACAGGACATGCAATAGCCACATAAATTTAATATTCACATTAGCACTTTATGCTCTGAAGAATCAATGAAGGGTATTTTGGGAAAGATAAGTTGCAAATTGCTTAACGCCAATGATAAACCACGTAAAGGAAAAACTCCCAGTGTAAGCCTTCTGGTGTATGCTCCCGTGGTAGGGAGGGCATCCCAAGAGAGGGAAGAGTCTGGCCAGCCCAGCTAGCCTcactggaaaagagagagagtagtGCACTTCTGGTTCTAACATATACAAAACATAAACCCTACACTTCAGGCATCATCTGGGctggatttctttctttacaCACCAGATATTAGAAACAAAGCTTCAAAATTAAATCTCCTATTTTTCTAAGAATGTTGTACATTCTTCGCTCAAAAACTTTATTTACCCTTAGGAGGAAAAATTAGCTCTGTGCCAAAAGCCATCTTCCAAATATCCTTCAAATCACCATGTACAGAAAAAGGGTGATggtaggaagagggaaaggagctTCCCTCCTGGGATTTGATAAGAACAGGAATTGTCTCAAATCATCaaagcctgggatccctgggtggcgcagcggtttggcgcctgcctttggcccagggcgcgatcctggagacccgggatcgaatcccacgtcgggctcccggtgcatggagcctgcttctccctctgcctgtgtctctgcctctctctctctctctctctctatgtgactatcataaataaataaaattaaaaaaaaaaaaatcatcaaagccTTGGGGAGGCCTTGTCTTCTAAAAAGACTGTTACATAAATAACCTAGTAGCTCTAAGCATAAAACTCAAAACCCTTCTAATGCGACTTATGGGAATAAGCTTTAGAGTAGAAAAAACCTAGAGCTTTATGAACTTGGGAAATTTTTCAATTCACTGTTTTGTATTccttattgtaaaaaaaaaaaaaaaaaaacctgtttcagTAGGGCTGCTATGAGGATGACATGATAGAATACATTTTAACACCTAGTACAATATTGAGCAAATAGAAATATTCTGTAAAAAgtaactattatcattattatggaGAAAAATTCAATAAAGTATGGTTATGTATCAccaattatattattattatattaatcatTGTCTTCCATCATCTGAATTCTGGGGttttgaaaaaagttttatttcatatataaaagtaagaagaaaaaacttCTACTTAAGAAATAACagatctgggggtgcctggctggctcagttgtagAACTTGAgacttaatctcagggttgtgagttcaagcccacataGGGCAGAGAATTCACTTAAaaagtagataatttttttaaaaaagaaataacagattgTTTAAATATCTTGACATTCCTCTCCACCCCTAGCAATCAATTTTGTGTGGGGCATGGAGCCAACACTGGTTCTAGTGGACAGTATCATGCCACAAACAGATCAGTTGGACTATAATATCCATTAGCTCTCCTGTATCTTCAAAATACAGCTTTTCATTAATTATTCCattaatgtttcatgtttctactTATTCCAGAGCTCAGTACAACTCTTTCCTGTCTGCTATATGCACTCTGGTATCAATGACAGTAGGTAGATGAAATGGATGGAGCAGGAAACTAAGAATAAAACTAAACACACATTCTCTTGCAAGTCCACCTGGGATCCATGTCTAATGTATGAACATTTCAACCTGGGTTCCAGGAGAAGACAAATGAAGATGCTATACTACTTGTTACAGTTTTGTTCTCTGAGAGTAAAGAATATTTCATAACCTGAAATAGATTTGACGTTGCCCCTAACCACACCCAAGGATTGACAAATGAATGACCAAATCATCCATACTCTTCACTCCAACTTGCCCTCCCCCTTAAAGCAGATGTTCATGCCTTTCATCACTTCCTTATCTCAGAAGATAAACAACAAGGAGCCAAGCAGTTGCTGTTCCTACCTGTAAGGTGAGGAATGGGGTTCTGGATCAGAAGCAGAAGCCACTAGAGAGGTGACCTTGGTGTTTTCTAGATCTTCATTCTCTAGAAaatcatggaaagaaaaattcaatatttGAGAGGGAACACAATCATAATTATcttatagcttaaaaaaaaattggcagttTCAACCAACTGTCTCTTTCCAAAAATATTCTGGGCATCCACTTCTGAGAGTCCCAGTGCATATATTATTCAAGTCCTCCAGTCAAGTACTCAGACCATCATAACCCATTCATGAAAAAATATGTTCCTTTCCAAAACAAGTCCCTACAAAATTCATTCTAATTTAAGAATCACATTTCTCAGGAAGCATATGGTTAAATTTGGCAAAATGTAGAGGGAAGAGTGAGATTTAGGATGAAATGAACTAGAATTCAGTGTCGAAGGATGGAGTACCACCTCTATATTCAGGAAGTTCACATCAGTGTAGCCAG comes from the Canis aureus isolate CA01 chromosome 9, VMU_Caureus_v.1.0, whole genome shotgun sequence genome and includes:
- the TMED8 gene encoding protein TMED8 isoform X2 is translated as MVSPVSEDAPEDLRKTAGALEAQALVEQELLPTDQAPALNKMAKYQVPQRSGDIVMIQSEHTGAVDILSADLESADLLGDHRKVSPPLMAPPCIWTFAKMKEFKSKLGKEKNSRLVVKRGEVVTIRVPTHPEGKRVCWEFATDDYDIGFGVYFDWTPVTSTDITVQVSDSSEDEDEDEEEEEEIEDPVPVGDVERGSRSSLRGRYGEVMPVYRRDSHRDVQAGSHDYPGEGIYLLKFDNSYSLLRNKTLYFHIYYTS
- the TMED8 gene encoding protein TMED8 isoform X1; its protein translation is MSERQAAGAPAGRGGDGPGVEGSQAAASENEDLENTKVTSLVASASDPEPHSSPYRPQMVSPVSEDAPEDLRKTAGALEAQALVEQELLPTDQAPALNKMAKYQVPQRSGDIVMIQSEHTGAVDILSADLESADLLGDHRKVSPPLMAPPCIWTFAKMKEFKSKLGKEKNSRLVVKRGEVVTIRVPTHPEGKRVCWEFATDDYDIGFGVYFDWTPVTSTDITVQVSDSSEDEDEDEEEEEEIEDPVPVGDVERGSRSSLRGRYGEVMPVYRRDSHRDVQAGSHDYPGEGIYLLKFDNSYSLLRNKTLYFHIYYTS